The following coding sequences are from one Oncorhynchus kisutch isolate 150728-3 linkage group LG23, Okis_V2, whole genome shotgun sequence window:
- the LOC109868490 gene encoding microtubule-associated protein 1B, with translation MATLVESADIETLSSSSNVMASPMSASLSHRFDDNKFYLLVVIGEIVTEDHLKCAIADIEKGIRSWDTNLIDCNLDQELKLFVSRHSARFSADVRGQRILHHKSSVLETVVLINPSDEAVSTEVCQMISDTARNKLLVLSGQSFENTGALILQSGSFSFFNFIDIFTDQEIGELLSTIRPANKASLTLYCPEQGDWKNSNLDKHNLQDFINMKLNSPLILPEMEGLSEFTEYLSESVEIPSPFDMLEPPTSGGFLKLSKPCCYIFPGGHGDSALFAVNGFNMLINGGSDRKSCFWKLVRHLDRVDSILLTHIGDDNLPGINSMLQRKISELEEEQSQGSQATGDWLKNLISPDIGVVFLNTPDNLGNPAEPNFRVRRNIEEAAHTLHYLSKLNLRPEPLQRPVGNTIEPIILFQKMGVGKLEMYVLNPSKNSKELQHFMKQWTGSEKDKATVILPNGKESELPISYMTSISSLIVWHPSNPSEKIVRVLFPGNASQYHILEGLEKLKHLDFLKQPVVTQKELSSNLAPALKQAKLKHKTDSKESLKSVSRPSPSKSLKKESKEEAPEKAKTDAELAQEKTNKFEKKDKPLVKKEKAKAPEKEVKVKAEPTTETPEKKKAEMKPKALKEKIIKKEPRKSVEKKNDEKEVKKEVVKKDDKLTSKKEETPKTEQKQETPKKEQKVKKDILKKDRDFRRDSPMKVRKEENKEQKKDDLKKDIKKPSKDLKNTPSALGEVKKLAAKPKPLKKDDTTKKDFGSPSKSKAKPKVTKKDLKATDAKSAVAGAAAVTAGVVATATCAAEVLETDRAMMSSPEDLTKDFEELKEEEIFQEEEPVVIHREDLMHSKESPEAAESLDEGITTTEHEGESGETPEEQEHKGKLSGSGSEKFEDEGTGLDYEEKGETEEVHEPMRSEMDNHKHADDSEDEDSEDEDAEPDHCGKDLNRKEREVQKWGLSVTPPPKTSEPLSPSASIHDETLPAGSDDEAASDDENRDEAYTATSGHTQSTIEISSVPTPMDEMSTPRDIMSDETTNDETEDSPSQDFARFGGTMLGDLERKRLSPLHDGPESDHSKSDATEGRDYNASASTISPPSSLEEDKEEGFKSDKVGLDSASSILNTTSPLIRSPSAPKGTFDSYLSGFAAPIELCTTLSGSSKAAAGSSTSPDDKTLEGTTSPHSSGHTPYFQSPVDEKAGSIAPANDHGPVIVEVTSDKEDSNRVSPMDDPIPDHTSTVEKVLSPIKSPPPVVEGKLHFDLDHMSTMHSSQDEKKNGASDSTSFSSTNPFAGFKEESKMSISEATTSDKSGSPVDEAVAEDTFSHIASASTASLATSSFPEPMTDDVSPALHGEAGSPQSTEVEDSLSVSVVQTPTPFQEAEVSPKGESPRPMSISPDISPKTAKLRTPVQEPKSPEHSTMSFGQESPDHSLALDFSKQSPEHPSAGSLRATENGPTEVDYSPSEGNDLRSPEQYRPTVDKPMLFKDNDSGRATSASPSDASQSTPSTTTPCQMREMSPGLAQQMDKSPATPKGSSPSSPSYSCFTQKTDMPLGAETNPFKCGGDSKSPVSPKVPSPSYIPLSFNHSDYKKCAGGSKDPDSSQKSPSPGSRTDVDLCLVTSCEYRHPKTELSPSFINPSPLEYFMNEENPPEEEKPLAKSGGGPPPPGSKLHAKQCEETPPTSISESAPSQTDSDVPPGTEECPSITADANIDSEDDSETLPTDRTLTYRHADPPPVAPRDSAPSPAHPDVTMVDPEADKPPADDNNQTKDKDSKAEGAEKAKKKKLTKTKSSSPVRKTGLSKVKDSKAMASPKKSVGEGKDAKNATNSSASRGVKSATSGSGSGKAATAIPIPNCPPMYMDLVYIPNHCSAKNVDAEFFKRVRSSYYVASGNDQTAQEPSKAVLNSLLEGKATWGNNMQVTLIPTHDSEVMREWYQETHEKQQDLNIMVLASSSTVVMQDESFPACKIEL, from the exons ATGGCGACGCTTGTGGAATCTGCAGACATTGAGACTTTAAGCAGTTCGAGCAACGTTATGGCATCCCCAATGTCCGCGAGTCTCTCGCACCGTTTTGACGACAACAAATTTTACCTGCTTGTGGTTATTGGAGAAATAGTCACGGAGGATCATTTGAAGTGTGCCATTGCGGATATAGAAAAAG GGATTCGCTCATGGGACACCAACCTCATTGACTGTAACCTGGATCAGGAACTAAAGCTCTTTGTCTCCAGACATTCAGCCCGTTTCTCTGCAGATGTACGAG GGCAGAGAATTCTTCACCACAAAAGCAGCGTTCTCGAGACAGTAGTGCTTATCAACCCCTCAGATGAAGCTGTCAGCACTGAG GTTTGTCAGATGATCTCAGACACAGCCAGAAACAAGCTGCTGGTGCTTTCAGGACAAAGCTTTGAAAACACAGGAGCACTGATTTTGCAGTCTGGCTCCTTCTCTTTCTTCAACTTCATAGATATATTCACAGACCAAGAG ATTGGTGAATTACTTAGCACTATTCGCCCAGCAAACAAGGCAAGCCTAACCCTCTATTGCCCTGAGCAAGGTGACTGGAAAAACTCAAACTTggacaaacacaacctacaagaCTTCATCAACATGAAGCTCAATTCACCACTGATACTCCCAGAGATGGAAGGTCTCTCAGAGTTCACAGAATACCTGTCGGAGTCAGTAGAAATCCCATCGCCATTTGACATGCTGGAGCCTCCGACCTCTGGCGGTTTCCTGAAGCTCTCAAAACCATGCTGCTACATTTTCCCCGGCGGCCACGGCGACTCTGCCCTCTTTGCGGTGAATGGGTTCAACATGCTCATCAACGGGGGCTCCGACCGCAAGTCCTGTTTCTGGAAGCTGGTGAGACACCTAGACCGGGTAGACTCCATCCTCCTGACCCACATCGGGGACGACAACCTGCCAGGCATCAACAGTATGCTTCAGAGGAAGATATCTGAGCTGGAGGAAGAGCAGTCACAGGGTTCCCAAGCTACTGGCGACTGGTTGAAGAACCTCATATCCCCAGACATTGGGGTTGTGTTCTTGAACACCCCTGATAATCTGGGGAACCCTGCTGAACCCAACTTCAGGGTGAGGAGGAACATTGAAGAGGCAGCACACACACTCCATTACCTGAGCAAGTTGAATCTGAGGCCCGAGCCTTTGCAGAGGCCGGTCGGGAACACTATCGAACCCATCATTCTGTTTCAGAAGATGGGCGTGGGGAAGCTGGAGATGTATGTGCTGAACCCATCGAAGAACAGCAAGGAGCTGCAACATTTTATGAAGCAGTGGACAGGCAGCGAGAAAGACAAAGCCACTGTTATTCTGCCCAATGGAAAAGAATCTGAGCTCCCAATTTCTTATATGACCTCAATCTCTTCCTTAATTGTGTGGCACCCATCAAACCCTTCAGAGAAGATAGTACGTGTCCTGTTTCCAGGCAATGCCTCTCAGTATCACATTCTTGAAGGTTTGGAAAAACTAAAACACTTGGACTTCTTGAAGCAGCCAGTTGTCACCCAGAAGGAGCTATCTTCTAACTTGGCACCAGCTCTAAAGCAAGCAAAGCTGAAACATAAAACTGACAGCAAGGAGAGTTTGAAGTCAGTCTCAAGGCCATCACCAAGCAAAAGTCTCAAAAAGGAGTCGAAGGAGGAGGCTCCAGAGAAGGCAAAGACAGATGCAGAATTGGCTCAAGAAAAGACTAACAAATTTGAGAAAAAAGACAAACCTTTAGTGAAAAAAGAAAAAGCGAAGGCACCGGAAAAAGAGGTGAAGGTGAAAGCAGAGCCAACTACCGAAACTCCAGAAAAGAAGAAGGCTGAAATGAAACCAAAAGCTCTTAAGGAGAAGATTATCAAAAAAGAACCCAGGAAGTCTGTAGAAAAGAAAAATGATGAAAAGGAGGTAAAGAAAGAAGTAGTGAAGAAAGATGATAAGCTAACATCTAAAAAGGAAGAAACACCCAAAACGGAACAGAAACAAGAAACACCCAAAAAGGAACAGAAGGTGAAGAAAGACATTTTAAAGAAAGACAGAGATTTCAGGAGGGATTCCCCCATGAAGGTGAGGAAGGAAGAGAATAAGGAGCAAAAGAAAGACGATCTAAAGAAAGACATAAAGAAGCCATCCAAGGATTTAAAAAATACTCCATCTGCTTTAGGCGAAGTAAAAAAACTTGCAGCAAAACCAAAACCTCTGAAAAAAGATGACACGACAAAGAAAGACTTTGGAAGCCCTTCCAAGTCCAAGGCAAAACCGAAAGTCACCAAGAAGGACCTCAAGGCCACAGATGCTAAATCTGCTGTTGCAGGAGCTGCAGCTGTCACAGCAGGAGTGGTAGCCACTGCCACTTGTGCTGCAGAGGTCCTTGAGACAGATAGAGCCATGATGTCTTCTCCAGAGGACCTCACTAAGGACTTTGAAGAGCTCAAAGAAGAGGAGATCTTTCAGGAAGAAGAGCCGGTGGTGATCCACAGAGAGGACCTCATGCACTCTAAGGAGTCCCCTGAAGCAGCAGAGTCTCTGGATGAGGGAATCACAACCACTGAGCATGAAGGAGAAAGCGGGGAGACTCCAGAGGAACAAGAGCATAAAGGGAAGTTGAGCGGCAGCGGCAGTGAGAAGTTTGAAGATGAGGGAACTGGGCTAGATTatgaagagaagggagagacagaagaggtcCATGAGCCAATGAGAAGTGAAATGGACAACCATAAACATGCTgatgacagtgaagatgaggacTCTGAGGACGAGGATGCAGAGCCAGACCATTGTGGAAAAGATCTTAACAGAAAGGAAAGAGAAGTACAGAAGTGGGGCCTGTCGGTGACACCCCCTCCCAAAACTTCTgagcctctctctccatctgcatcTATTCATGATGAGACCCTTCCAGCTGGCTCTGATGACGAAGCAGCCTCAGATGATGAGAACCGTGACGAGGCATACACTGCTACATCTGGCCACACCCAGTCAACTATTGAGATCTCCAGTGTGCCAACTCCAATGGACGAAATGTCCACTCCAAGGGACATTATGAGTGACGAGACTACTAACGATGAGACAGAGGATTCTCCCTCTCAGGACTTTGCCAGGTTTGGAGGAACAATGTTAGGAGACCTTGAGAGGAAGCGGCTGTCTCCACTACACGACGGCCCAGAGTCAGATCATTCAAAGAGCGATGCCACCGAAGGTAGGGACTACAACGCTTCTGCATCCACAATATCTCCACCATCGTCACTGGAAGAGGACAAAGAGGAAGGGTTCAAGTCTGACAAAGTTGGTCTTGATTCAGCAAGCTCTATACTCAACACTACTTCACCTCTCATCCGCTCCCCTTCAGCTCCCAAAGGAACCTTTGATTCATACTTATCTGGATTCGCGGCACCAATTGAACTGTGCACAACACTTTCAGGATCATCAAAGGCAGCAGCTGGGTCTTCTACTAGCCCAGATGACAAGACATTGGAAGGTACCACCTCACCTCATTCCTCTGGTCACACCCCTTACTTTCAGTCTCCTGTGGATGAGAAGGCTGGCTCTATAGCACCTGCAAATGACCATGGGCCTGTAATTGTAGAAGTTACAAGTGATAAAGAAGATTCCAACAGGGTCAGCCCCATGGACGACCCAATTCCTGACCACACCTCGACTGTAGAGAAGGTGCTGTCCCCAATCAAGAGCCCGCCGCCTGTAGTAGAAGGAAAGTTACACTTTGATTTAGATCATATGTCAACAATGCACTCGAGTCAAGATGAGAAGAAAAATGGGGCTAGCGACAGTACCTCATTCTCATCCACAAACCCATTCGCAGGTTTCAAAGAGGAGAGTAAAATGTCGATCTCGGAGGCAACCACGTCTGATAAATCGGGTAGCCCTGTAGATGAGGCTGTAGCAGAGGACACTTTTTCACACATCGCCTCGGCTTCCACTGCCTCACTGGCCACCAGCTCATTCCCAGAGCCTATGACAGATGACGTTTCCCCTGCTCTCCATGGTGAAGCCGGTTCCCCTCAATCAACAGAGGTGGAGGActccctatctgtctctgtgGTTCAGACTCCAACCCCTTTTCAGGAGGCAGAGGTCTCTCCTAAGGGGGAGAGCCCCAGGCCCATGTCAATATCTCCAGACATCTCACCAAAGACAGCCAAATTAAGGACACCAGTGCAGGAGCCTAAATCCCCAGAGCATTCCACCATGTCATTTGGCCAGGAGTCCCCTGATCACTCATTAGCCCTAGATTTCAGCAAACAGTCTCCAGAGCACCCTTCTGCAGGCAGCCTGCGCGCCACAGAGAACGGACCAACAGAGGTGGACTACAGCCCCTCAGAGGGGAATGATCTGAGATCCCCCGAGCAGTACAGACCCACTGTAGACAAGCCTATGCTTTTCAAAGACAATGACTCAGGTCGCGCCACTTCTGCGTCCCCATCAGACGCATCTCAGTCCACCCCCTCGACAACTACGCCTTGTCAGATGAGGGAAATGTCACCGGGCTTAGCCCAGCAGATGGACAAATCCCCTGCCACCCCAAAAGGgtcttccccctcttccccctcctatTCTTGCTTCACTCAGAAAACAGATATGCCCCTAGGAGCAGAGACTAATCCCTTCAAATGTGGTGGAGATTCCAAATCCCCTGTCAGCCCCAAGGTTCCCTCCCCATCCTACATACCACTCTCTTTCAACCACTCCGACTATAAGAAGTGTGCAGGTGGTTCCAAGGACCCAGACTCCTCCCAGAAGAGCCCCTCTCCTGGGTCTAGGACAGATGTTGACCTTTGCCTTGTGACCTCTTGTGAGTACCGCCACCCTAAGACAGAGCTGTCCCCATCCTTCATCAATCCCAGTCCTTTGGAGTACTTCATGAATGAGGAGAACCCTCCGGAGGAGGAAAAGCCTCTGGCTAAGTCAGGTGGAGGACCTCCACCCCCTGGTAGTAAACTCCATGCTAAGCAATGTGAAGAGACCCCACCAACCTCCATCAGTGAATCCGCCCCATCCCAGACGGATTCGGATGTTCCCCCTGGGACAGAGGAGTGTCCCTCTATTACTGCGGACGCAAACATAGACTCTGAGGATGATTCTGAGACACTACCAACAGACAGGACCCTGACTTACAGACATGCTGATCCTCCTCCCGTGGCTCCCAGGGACTCTGCTCCGTCTCCAGCCCACCCAGATGTCACCATGGTGGATCCGGAGGCCGACAAGCCCCCCGCTGACGACAACAACCAGACTAAGGACAAGGACTCAAAGGCAGAGGGAGCTGAGAAAGCTAAGAAGAAGAAACTCACCAAGACCAAGTCCTCCTCACCAGTCAGAAAGACTGGCCTTTCAAAAGTAAAGGATTCAAAAGCAATGGCCTCTCCTAAGAAAAGTGTAGGAGAAGGGAAAGATGCCAAAAATGCAACCAATAGCTCTGCATCCAGGGGTGTGAAAAGTGCCACATCAG GTTCAGGTAGTGGAAAGGCAGCAACTGCAATACCCATACCCAACTGCCCTCCCATGTACATGGATTTGGTTTACATCCCAAACCACTGCAGCGCCAAGAATGTGGATGCAGAGTTCTTCAAACGGGTCAGGTCATCCTACTATGTAGCAAGTGGCAATGACCAGACAGCCCAGGAGCCCAGCAAAGCTGTCCTGAACTCACTGCTGGAGGGCAAAGCCACGTGGGGAAACAACATGCAG GTGACCCTGATCCCAACTCATGACTCAGAGGTGATGAGGGAGTGgtaccaggagacccatgagaaGCAGCAGGACCTGAACATCATGGTGCTGGCCTCCAGCTCCACCGTGGTCATGCAGGACGAGTCCTTCCCCGCCTGCAAGATAGAGCTGTGA